The following coding sequences lie in one Mesorhizobium sp. DCY119 genomic window:
- the dnaG gene encoding DNA primase, with translation MRFPPSFLDEIRDRVPISSVIGMRVSWERKKTNASRGDFWACCPFHGEKSPSFHCEDKKGRYHCFGCGVSGDHFKFLTELDGMSFPEAVERIADMAGVPMPARDANEERRERERASLHDVMEMATKFFEERLQSADGAKARAYLRDRGLTPATQQAFRLGFAPDSRNALKEHLASKGVEKTQIEACGLVRHGDDIPVSYDWFRDRIMFPIPDSRGRIIAFGGRALAPDALAKYMNSPDTELFHKGNVLYNFARARKAMGKDGTVIAVEGYMDVIALAQAGFENAVAPLGTALTENQLELLWRMTGEPVLCFDGDQAGLRAAWRAADMVLPMVQAGRTARFALLPEGKDPDDLVKAEGPEAFKAVLSEARPLAELLWMRETSGGVFDTPERRADLEKTLRELTSRIQDESVRYHYAQNMRERVLSFFGSQRGNRQQRPGDRDKGRFGGGQGGQWSRGGGVANGRTAISESLGRSSLVKRAGEVMSVREAVLIVALVNHPALVEEHFDHVERLDLANADLRKLHTALIDALAHGAGNSRDAVIETIGRAGCIDVWERAVTLTKRARQWPALEDAAIEDARDAFVQVLHLHRSARTLHKELKVAETALATDPTDENYRHLVEIQAQFRDVQATEALIEGFGISSGRAGRA, from the coding sequence ATGCGCTTCCCGCCCTCATTCCTTGACGAGATACGCGATCGCGTGCCGATTTCGTCCGTGATCGGTATGCGCGTGTCGTGGGAAAGGAAGAAGACCAACGCGTCGCGTGGCGATTTCTGGGCGTGCTGTCCGTTTCACGGTGAAAAGTCGCCGAGCTTTCACTGCGAGGACAAGAAGGGCCGCTATCACTGCTTCGGCTGCGGTGTTTCGGGCGATCATTTCAAATTCCTGACCGAACTCGACGGCATGAGCTTTCCCGAGGCCGTCGAGCGCATCGCCGACATGGCCGGTGTGCCGATGCCGGCGCGCGACGCCAACGAGGAGCGGCGTGAGCGCGAGCGGGCCTCGCTGCACGACGTCATGGAAATGGCGACGAAGTTCTTCGAGGAGCGGCTGCAAAGTGCCGATGGCGCCAAGGCGCGGGCTTATCTTCGTGACCGTGGCCTGACGCCGGCGACGCAGCAGGCGTTCCGGCTGGGCTTTGCGCCGGACAGCCGCAATGCGCTGAAGGAACATCTGGCCAGCAAGGGCGTCGAGAAGACGCAGATCGAAGCCTGCGGCCTTGTCCGGCATGGCGACGATATTCCCGTCTCCTATGACTGGTTTCGCGACCGCATCATGTTTCCGATCCCGGATTCGCGGGGGCGCATCATCGCCTTTGGCGGCCGGGCGCTGGCGCCTGACGCGCTTGCCAAATACATGAATTCGCCCGACACCGAGCTCTTCCACAAGGGCAACGTGCTCTACAATTTCGCCCGTGCCCGTAAGGCCATGGGCAAGGACGGCACGGTGATCGCCGTCGAAGGCTATATGGACGTGATCGCGCTGGCGCAGGCGGGTTTCGAGAATGCGGTGGCACCGCTTGGGACAGCGCTGACCGAAAACCAGCTCGAACTGCTGTGGCGCATGACCGGCGAGCCGGTGCTGTGCTTCGACGGCGACCAGGCCGGCCTGCGCGCCGCCTGGAGGGCTGCCGACATGGTGCTGCCGATGGTGCAGGCCGGGCGCACGGCGCGGTTCGCGCTTCTGCCGGAAGGCAAGGACCCCGACGATCTGGTCAAGGCCGAAGGGCCGGAGGCGTTCAAGGCAGTGCTGTCGGAAGCGCGGCCGCTGGCGGAGCTTCTGTGGATGCGCGAGACCTCCGGAGGCGTCTTCGACACGCCAGAGCGTCGCGCCGACCTCGAAAAGACGCTGCGGGAGCTGACGTCGCGCATTCAGGACGAGAGCGTGCGCTATCACTATGCGCAGAACATGCGCGAACGGGTGCTGAGTTTCTTCGGCTCGCAGCGCGGCAACAGGCAGCAGCGGCCGGGCGACCGCGACAAGGGGCGCTTCGGCGGCGGGCAGGGCGGCCAATGGTCGCGCGGTGGTGGTGTCGCCAACGGGCGCACCGCGATCTCGGAGAGCCTCGGCCGCTCGTCCCTGGTCAAGCGGGCGGGCGAAGTCATGTCGGTTCGCGAGGCGGTGCTGATCGTTGCGCTGGTCAACCATCCGGCGTTGGTCGAGGAGCATTTCGATCACGTCGAGCGGCTCGATCTTGCCAATGCCGACCTGCGCAAACTCCATACCGCACTGATCGATGCCCTGGCGCATGGCGCGGGCAATAGCAGGGATGCGGTGATCGAGACGATCGGCCGCGCCGGATGCATCGATGTGTGGGAGCGTGCGGTGACGCTTACCAAGCGGGCGCGGCAGTGGCCGGCGCTGGAAGACGCCGCAATCGAGGACGCCCGCGACGCCTTTGTCCAGGTGCTGCACTTGCACCGCAGCGCGCGCACTCTACATAAGGAGCTGAAAGTAGCTGAGACGGCTCTCGCGACTGACCCCACAGACGAAAACTACCGCCACCTGGTGGAAATCCAGGCGCAGTTTCGTGACGTGCAGGCGACCGAAGCGCTGATCGAAGGCTTTGGCATATCGTCGGGTCGGGCCGGCCGTGCTTGA
- the rpoD gene encoding RNA polymerase sigma factor RpoD yields the protein MATKEKEEVETEREGATDGPLLDLSDDAVKKMIKVAKKRGYVTMDELNSVLPSEEVTSEQIEDTMAMLSDMGINVVEDDEAGEEAEGESNNAADAEEDANELAEQTGTAVAATTTKKEPTDRTDDPVRMYLREMGSVELLSREGEIAIAKRIEAGRETMIAGLCESPLTFQAIIIWRDELNEAKILLREIIDLEATYAGPEARQAPTLERQEELERPKTPEDRNPPRRSRDDDDITNVGGENRSEEEDEDEDEASLSLAAMEAELRPQVMETLDVIADTYKKLRKLQDQQVENRLAAQGTLSPSQDRRLKELKDQLITAVKSLSLNNARIEALVEQLYDINKRLVQNEGKLLRLAESFGVRREEFLKEYHGSELDPNWTRSISNLTSRGWKEFTTREKDTIRDLRAEIQNLATETAISIAEFRKIVNQVQKGEREAAIAKKEMVEANLRLVISIAKKYTNRGLQFLDLIQEGNIGLMKAVDKFEYRRGYKFSTYATWWIRQAITRSIADQARTIRIPVHMIETINKIVRTSRQMLHEIGREPTPEELAEKLAMPLEKVRKVLKIAKEPISLETPVGDEEDSHLGDFIEDKMAILPIDAAIQANLRETTTRVLASLTPREERVLRMRFGIGMNTDHTLEEVGQQFSVTRERIRQIEAKALRKLKHPSRSRKLRSFLDS from the coding sequence ATGGCGACAAAGGAAAAGGAAGAGGTCGAGACCGAACGCGAAGGCGCCACCGATGGCCCTCTGCTCGACCTTTCCGATGATGCTGTCAAGAAGATGATCAAGGTCGCGAAGAAGCGCGGCTATGTGACCATGGATGAGCTGAACTCGGTGCTGCCCTCGGAGGAAGTGACCTCCGAGCAGATCGAGGACACCATGGCCATGCTTTCGGACATGGGCATCAATGTCGTCGAGGATGACGAGGCCGGCGAAGAGGCCGAAGGCGAAAGCAATAATGCTGCCGACGCCGAGGAGGACGCCAACGAGCTTGCCGAGCAGACCGGCACGGCCGTTGCCGCCACCACGACCAAGAAAGAGCCGACCGACCGCACCGACGATCCCGTCCGCATGTATCTGCGCGAGATGGGTTCGGTGGAGCTTCTGTCGCGCGAAGGCGAAATCGCCATCGCCAAGCGCATCGAGGCCGGCCGCGAGACGATGATTGCGGGTCTTTGCGAAAGCCCGCTGACCTTCCAGGCCATCATCATCTGGCGTGACGAACTCAACGAGGCCAAGATCCTGCTGCGCGAGATCATCGATCTCGAAGCCACCTATGCCGGCCCCGAGGCCAGGCAGGCACCGACGCTGGAGCGCCAGGAAGAGCTGGAACGCCCCAAGACGCCCGAGGACCGCAACCCGCCGCGCCGTTCGCGCGACGATGACGACATCACCAATGTCGGCGGCGAAAACCGCTCGGAAGAAGAAGACGAGGACGAAGACGAGGCCAGCCTTTCGCTGGCAGCCATGGAAGCGGAGCTTCGCCCGCAGGTCATGGAGACGCTCGACGTCATCGCCGACACCTACAAGAAGCTGCGCAAGCTTCAGGACCAGCAGGTGGAAAACCGCCTTGCGGCGCAGGGCACCCTGTCGCCCAGTCAGGACCGCCGCCTGAAGGAGCTGAAGGACCAGCTCATCACCGCCGTGAAGTCGCTGTCGCTCAACAACGCCCGCATCGAGGCGCTGGTCGAGCAGCTCTACGACATCAACAAGCGCCTGGTGCAGAACGAAGGCAAGCTGCTTCGGCTCGCCGAAAGCTTTGGCGTGCGCCGCGAGGAGTTCCTGAAGGAATACCACGGCTCCGAGCTCGACCCCAACTGGACGCGCTCGATCTCCAATCTGACGTCGCGTGGCTGGAAGGAATTCACCACGCGCGAGAAGGATACGATCCGCGACCTTCGCGCCGAGATCCAGAATCTCGCCACCGAAACCGCCATCTCGATCGCGGAATTCCGCAAGATCGTGAACCAGGTGCAGAAGGGCGAACGCGAAGCAGCGATTGCCAAGAAGGAGATGGTCGAGGCCAATCTGCGCCTCGTCATCTCCATCGCCAAGAAATACACCAACCGCGGCCTGCAGTTCCTCGATCTTATCCAGGAAGGCAATATCGGCCTGATGAAGGCGGTCGATAAGTTCGAATACCGTCGCGGCTACAAGTTCTCGACCTACGCGACCTGGTGGATCAGGCAGGCGATCACGCGTTCGATCGCCGATCAGGCTCGTACCATCCGCATTCCGGTGCATATGATCGAGACGATCAACAAGATCGTGCGCACCTCGCGCCAGATGCTGCACGAGATCGGCCGCGAGCCGACGCCGGAAGAACTGGCCGAAAAGCTCGCCATGCCGCTCGAAAAGGTGCGCAAGGTTCTCAAGATCGCCAAGGAGCCGATCTCGCTCGAAACGCCGGTTGGCGACGAGGAGGATTCGCACCTCGGCGACTTCATCGAGGACAAGATGGCGATCCTGCCGATCGACGCGGCAATCCAGGCCAATCTGCGCGAGACGACCACGCGCGTTCTGGCCTCGCTCACGCCGCGCGAAGAGCGCGTGCTGCGCATGCGCTTCGGCATCGGCATGAACACCGACCACACGCTGGAAGAAGTCGGCCAGCAGTTCTCGGTTACCCGCGAGCGTATCCGTCAGATCGAAGCCAAGGCGCTGCGCAAGCTCAAGCATCCGAGCCGCTCGCGCAAGCTGCGCAGCTTCCTCGACAGCTAA
- a CDS encoding GYD domain-containing protein, with protein MTTYIMLLNWTETGVKNVRESPRRLDAARKQLADMGGSFKAFYMTMGEHDMVAVCEAPDDAVAARFALQLGMGGNVRSCTLKAFPEAAYREIIASLG; from the coding sequence GTGACGACCTACATCATGCTTCTGAACTGGACGGAAACGGGCGTGAAGAACGTGCGCGAATCGCCGCGCCGGCTCGATGCTGCGAGAAAACAGCTCGCCGACATGGGCGGGTCCTTCAAGGCATTTTACATGACCATGGGCGAGCACGACATGGTTGCGGTCTGCGAGGCGCCGGATGATGCAGTCGCGGCGCGCTTCGCGTTGCAACTCGGCATGGGCGGCAATGTGCGCAGTTGCACGCTCAAGGCGTTTCCGGAAGCAGCTTACCGCGAGATCATCGCCTCGCTTGGGTAG
- a CDS encoding HlyU family transcriptional regulator, protein MSFLKRLFGGGGSETGQAAPVAGKEIEHNGFRIQATPFKEGGQFQTCGVVSKEIDGVVKEHRFIRADRFASLDDAIDVAFKKGKQLIEEQGDKIFG, encoded by the coding sequence ATGTCTTTTCTGAAGCGTCTTTTCGGTGGCGGCGGTAGCGAAACCGGCCAAGCGGCGCCGGTCGCCGGCAAGGAGATCGAGCACAACGGATTTCGCATCCAGGCAACGCCTTTCAAGGAAGGCGGGCAGTTCCAGACCTGCGGCGTCGTCTCGAAGGAAATCGACGGCGTCGTCAAGGAGCACCGCTTCATCCGCGCCGACCGTTTTGCGTCTCTGGACGATGCGATCGACGTCGCCTTCAAGAAGGGCAAGCAGCTGATCGAGGAGCAGGGCGACAAGATCTTCGGCTGA
- a CDS encoding cytochrome c oxidase assembly factor Coa1 family protein produces the protein MAREALNSPAEIPDELDRWNWGAFFLNWIWGIGNSTFIALLALIPGVNIIMIIVLGLRGSRWAWRNRYWRDAEHFRSTQRKWAIAGLIIWVLGFVAAAAMIVTVPMTMKNSGAYHISMDAVRANPEVQNALGSNISEKFWIGGSVDIQAGGTGSAQLSIPVQGDKGTGTVTSNAIRTGGQWDVRLLVVTVEGTDAPIVLINKDQLVIPNAAINM, from the coding sequence ATGGCCCGTGAAGCGCTGAACAGCCCCGCCGAGATCCCGGACGAACTCGACCGCTGGAACTGGGGCGCGTTTTTCCTCAACTGGATCTGGGGCATCGGCAACAGCACCTTCATTGCGCTTCTCGCCCTGATCCCTGGGGTCAACATCATCATGATCATCGTGCTCGGATTGCGGGGCAGCCGCTGGGCCTGGCGCAACCGCTACTGGCGCGACGCCGAGCATTTCCGCAGCACCCAGCGCAAATGGGCGATCGCCGGCCTGATCATCTGGGTTCTCGGCTTCGTCGCCGCAGCAGCCATGATCGTCACCGTTCCCATGACGATGAAGAACAGCGGTGCCTATCACATCAGCATGGACGCCGTGCGCGCCAACCCGGAAGTCCAGAACGCGCTGGGCAGCAATATCTCGGAGAAATTCTGGATCGGCGGCAGCGTCGACATTCAGGCCGGCGGCACCGGCTCAGCACAGCTCAGCATTCCCGTTCAGGGCGACAAAGGCACCGGCACGGTGACCTCAAATGCCATTCGCACCGGCGGCCAGTGGGACGTTCGGCTTCTGGTCGTGACGGTTGAGGGCACCGACGCGCCCATCGTCCTGATCAACAAGGACCAGCTTGTCATCCCCAATGCCGCGATAAACATGTAG
- a CDS encoding TetR/AcrR family transcriptional regulator: MQLETSRRSNRERTEATRADLIAAARKLFIEKSYAETGTPEIVAAAGVTRGALYHHFSDKQALFRAVVEQEAQAVADEIERASPETLSAREALIRGGEAFLVAMSAPGRTRLLLLDGPAVLGRAVMDAIDGQNGTRTLRAGLAIAMREGVMKKLPLDAITALLSAAFDRAALAIETGASRQDHTAALAAMIDGLLIDGAQNT, translated from the coding sequence ATGCAACTAGAAACCAGTCGGCGTTCCAACCGCGAGCGCACCGAAGCAACACGCGCGGACCTCATCGCCGCAGCGCGCAAGCTCTTCATCGAAAAATCCTACGCGGAAACCGGAACACCGGAGATCGTCGCAGCCGCCGGCGTCACGCGCGGCGCGCTCTACCATCATTTTTCAGACAAGCAGGCGCTGTTCCGGGCCGTGGTCGAACAGGAGGCGCAGGCCGTGGCTGACGAAATAGAACGGGCCTCCCCCGAAACGCTGTCCGCCCGCGAAGCCCTGATAAGGGGCGGCGAGGCTTTTCTGGTCGCCATGAGCGCGCCCGGCCGAACGCGGCTGCTGCTGCTCGACGGGCCGGCCGTGCTTGGCCGCGCTGTCATGGACGCAATCGACGGCCAGAACGGCACCCGCACCCTGCGCGCCGGTCTCGCGATCGCCATGCGCGAGGGCGTGATGAAGAAACTGCCGCTCGACGCCATAACCGCGCTGCTATCGGCAGCCTTCGACCGCGCAGCGCTTGCCATAGAGACCGGCGCATCAAGGCAGGATCACACAGCCGCCCTCGCCGCAATGATCGACGGCCTGCTGATTGACGGTGCGCAAAACACGTGA
- a CDS encoding VOC family protein, with translation MKTTSYYPVIMTDDVAGTASFYKEHLRFAPLFESDWYVHLQSSEDKRVNLGIVQADHETIPEPARGKSAAGLLINFEVKDPDAIYARILAAGLPILRTLRDEPFGQRHFIIADPNGVLIDVIKPIPPSEEFAAQYLEGVAG, from the coding sequence ATGAAAACCACCAGCTATTATCCAGTGATCATGACGGACGATGTCGCCGGGACTGCGAGCTTCTATAAAGAGCACCTGCGCTTCGCGCCGCTGTTCGAGAGCGACTGGTATGTCCATCTCCAGTCATCGGAGGACAAGCGCGTCAATCTCGGCATCGTCCAGGCCGATCACGAGACGATTCCAGAGCCTGCGCGGGGCAAGAGTGCGGCCGGCCTGCTGATCAATTTCGAGGTGAAGGACCCGGACGCGATCTATGCGCGCATTCTCGCGGCAGGCCTGCCGATTCTGCGGACGCTGCGTGACGAGCCTTTCGGCCAGCGCCATTTCATCATCGCCGATCCGAACGGCGTGCTGATCGATGTAATCAAGCCGATCCCGCCGAGCGAGGAGTTCGCGGCGCAGTATCTGGAGGGGGTTGCTGGTTGA
- a CDS encoding NAD(P)-dependent oxidoreductase encodes MSLKNKTLFISGGSRGIGLAIALRAARDGANVTIAAKTAEPHPKLPGTIYTSAEEIEKAGGKALPVICDIREEAQVAEAVAKTVEKFGGIDICINNASAIQLTGTLETDMKRYDLMHQINTRGTFLVSKMCIPHLKLAQNPHILNLAPPLDMEAKWFKNHVAYTMAKFGMSMCTLGMSAEFARDGIAVNSLWPLTAIDTAAIRNLLGGEAVASMSRSPEIMADAAHAILTRPSRETTGNFFIDELLLREAGVTDFSKYAPGAKGPLAGDFFVPDAVFAQTDTKVVGLGG; translated from the coding sequence ATGTCGCTGAAGAACAAGACGCTTTTCATTTCGGGCGGGTCGCGCGGGATCGGGTTGGCGATCGCGCTGAGGGCTGCGCGCGACGGCGCCAATGTCACCATTGCCGCCAAGACCGCCGAGCCGCATCCCAAGCTGCCGGGCACGATCTACACCTCGGCCGAGGAGATCGAGAAGGCCGGCGGCAAGGCGCTGCCGGTGATCTGCGATATCCGCGAGGAAGCGCAGGTGGCGGAAGCGGTTGCGAAGACCGTGGAAAAGTTCGGCGGCATCGACATCTGCATCAACAACGCCAGCGCGATCCAGCTCACCGGTACGCTGGAAACCGACATGAAGCGCTACGATCTGATGCACCAGATCAATACGCGCGGCACTTTCCTCGTTTCGAAAATGTGCATTCCGCACCTGAAGTTAGCGCAAAACCCTCATATTTTGAATCTGGCGCCACCACTCGACATGGAAGCGAAGTGGTTCAAGAACCACGTTGCCTACACGATGGCGAAGTTCGGCATGTCGATGTGCACGCTGGGCATGAGCGCGGAGTTCGCCAGGGACGGCATTGCCGTCAATTCGCTGTGGCCGCTGACGGCAATCGATACGGCCGCCATCCGCAATCTGCTCGGCGGCGAGGCGGTCGCCTCGATGAGCCGTTCGCCCGAGATCATGGCCGATGCCGCACACGCCATCCTGACGCGGCCGTCGCGCGAGACGACCGGCAATTTCTTCATCGACGAGCTTCTGCTGCGCGAGGCGGGCGTGACCGACTTTTCCAAGTATGCGCCCGGTGCGAAGGGCCCATTGGCCGGAGATTTCTTCGTGCCGGACGCAGTGTTTGCGCAGACCGACACGAAGGTGGTTGGACTGGGCGGGTAA
- a CDS encoding APC family permease, with the protein MTDVPTSTTHGSPAVEPSLHRVMGPWLLLLFIVGDILGTGIYALTGQVAKQVGGVVWLPFLVAFVIAVVTAFSYLELVTKYPKAAGAALYAHKAFGIHFITFIVAFAVMCSGITSASTASRAFAANMSHAFNLGLESGIGITLIGLAFMAIVAAVNFRGVGESVKANVVLTCVELTGLLIIIFIGLWAIGAGEGDVSRVTQFSTAPDRTAFWAVIGATTLAFFAMVGFEDSVNMAEETQDPTRIFPKILLLGLLITGVIYVLVSISAITLVPPEQLGEGETPLLKVVEAGAPNFPLEIFGFITMFAVANSALINMLMASRLVYGMSREHVLPTALGKVHHTRRTPYIAIGFTTLLAFALITFVGEVPALGGTTALLLLCVFTVVNIAVLVLRKDPVKHEHFRTPTFLPVVGALACAFFAGPWTGRDPIQYTIAGVLIGIGVLLWFVTVAVNRATGVSPAEPTMEDIGGGGPVN; encoded by the coding sequence ATGACCGACGTTCCCACCAGTACAACCCATGGTTCACCAGCGGTCGAGCCCAGTCTCCACCGCGTGATGGGCCCCTGGCTCCTTCTTCTCTTCATCGTCGGCGATATTCTCGGTACCGGCATCTATGCGCTGACCGGCCAGGTCGCCAAGCAGGTCGGCGGCGTCGTCTGGCTACCCTTCCTGGTGGCCTTCGTCATCGCCGTCGTCACCGCCTTCAGCTATCTGGAACTGGTGACCAAATATCCGAAAGCAGCCGGTGCAGCACTCTACGCGCACAAGGCGTTCGGCATCCACTTCATCACCTTCATCGTTGCCTTCGCGGTCATGTGCTCGGGCATCACCTCGGCCTCGACCGCCTCGCGGGCCTTCGCCGCCAACATGTCCCATGCCTTCAATCTCGGCCTGGAAAGCGGCATAGGCATCACGCTGATCGGCCTCGCCTTCATGGCGATCGTAGCCGCGGTCAACTTCCGCGGCGTCGGCGAAAGCGTGAAGGCCAATGTCGTACTGACCTGTGTCGAGCTGACCGGCCTGCTCATCATCATCTTCATCGGCCTGTGGGCTATCGGCGCCGGCGAAGGCGACGTTTCTCGTGTCACGCAGTTCAGCACGGCACCGGACCGCACCGCCTTCTGGGCGGTGATCGGTGCAACGACGCTGGCTTTCTTCGCCATGGTCGGCTTCGAGGACTCCGTGAACATGGCGGAGGAAACCCAGGATCCGACTCGCATTTTTCCCAAAATCCTGCTGCTCGGCCTGCTCATCACCGGCGTCATCTATGTGCTGGTGTCGATCTCGGCGATCACCCTTGTGCCGCCTGAGCAGCTCGGCGAAGGCGAGACGCCGCTGCTCAAGGTGGTCGAAGCCGGCGCACCGAACTTTCCGCTCGAAATCTTCGGCTTCATCACCATGTTCGCGGTCGCCAACAGCGCGCTGATCAACATGCTGATGGCAAGCCGGCTGGTCTATGGCATGAGCCGCGAGCACGTGCTGCCGACGGCCCTCGGCAAGGTTCATCACACACGCCGCACGCCCTATATCGCCATCGGCTTCACCACGCTGCTCGCCTTCGCGCTGATCACCTTCGTCGGCGAGGTTCCGGCGCTGGGCGGCACCACCGCGCTGCTGCTGCTCTGCGTCTTCACGGTCGTGAACATCGCCGTGCTGGTGCTGCGCAAGGACCCGGTCAAGCACGAGCATTTCCGCACGCCGACCTTCCTGCCAGTGGTCGGCGCGCTCGCCTGCGCCTTCTTCGCCGGCCCATGGACCGGCCGCGACCCCATCCAGTACACGATCGCCGGCGTTCTGATCGGCATCGGTGTGTTGCTGTGGTTCGTGACCGTGGCGGTCAACCGCGCCACCGGCGTGAGCCCGGCCGAACCGACGATGGAAGATATCGGCGGCGGCGGCCCGGTGAACTGA
- a CDS encoding TIGR00645 family protein produces MKRLEHAIESIILASRWLLVAFYLGLAVALAIYAVSFGKKLFEFVTTVMVLNDTDTILKILSLIDAALVASLVVMVIISGYENFVSRFDNHDGEVHWLGTIDVGSLKIKVASTIVAISSIHLLQIFLNHSSYTAEQLMWLTIMHLAFVVSALILAYIDRLTGLTKIGKKGDEAEGPSL; encoded by the coding sequence ATGAAACGCCTCGAACACGCCATCGAATCCATCATTCTCGCCTCGCGCTGGCTGCTCGTCGCCTTCTATCTCGGTCTGGCGGTAGCACTCGCGATCTACGCCGTCTCGTTCGGCAAGAAGCTGTTCGAGTTCGTCACCACGGTCATGGTGCTCAACGACACTGATACGATTTTGAAAATCCTCAGCCTGATCGACGCTGCCCTGGTGGCGAGCCTTGTCGTCATGGTCATCATCTCGGGCTACGAGAACTTTGTCAGCCGCTTCGACAACCACGATGGCGAAGTCCACTGGCTCGGCACGATCGATGTCGGCTCGCTGAAGATCAAGGTCGCCTCGACCATCGTCGCGATCTCATCGATCCACCTGCTGCAGATCTTCCTCAACCATTCCAGCTACACGGCAGAACAGCTGATGTGGCTGACCATCATGCACCTCGCCTTCGTCGTCTCGGCGCTGATCCTCGCCTATATCGACCGCCTCACCGGCCTGACCAAGATCGGCAAGAAGGGCGACGAGGCCGAAGGGCCGAGCCTGTAG